A window of Plasmodium vinckei vinckei genome assembly, chromosome: PVVCY_03 genomic DNA:
ccctaaaccctgaaccctaaaccctaaaccctaaaccctaacctaaccctaaaccctaaaccctgaaccctaaaccctaaaccctaaaccctgaaccctaaaccctgaaccctaaaccctaaaccctaaaccctgaaccctgaaccctaaaccctaaaccctgaaccctgaaccctaaaccctaaaccctgaaccctaaccctaaaccctaaaccctgaaccctaaaccctgaaccctaaaccctaaaccctgaaccctaaaccctgaaccctaaaccctgaaccctaaaccctgaaccctgaaccctaaaccctgaaccctaaaccctgaaccctaaaccctaaaccctgaaccctaaaccctgaaccctaaaccctgaaccctaaaccctaaaccctaaaccctgaaccctaaaccctaaaccctaaaccctgaaccctaaaccctaaaccctaaaccctgaaccctaaaccctgaaccctaaaccctaaaccctaaaccctgaaccctaaaccctgaaccctaaaccctaaaccctgaaccctaaaccctgaaccctaaaccctaaaccctaaaccctaaaccctaaccctaaaccctaaaccctaaaccctaaaccctgaaccctgaaccctaaaccctaaaccctgaaccctaaaccctaaaccctaaaccctgaaccctaaaccctgaaccctaaaccctgaaccctaaaccctaaaccctgaaccctaaaccctgaaccctaaccctgaaccctgaaccctaaaccctgaaccctaaaccctgaaccctaaaccctaaaccctaaaccctaaaccctaaaccctaaaccctaaaccctgaaccctaaaccctgaaccctaaaccctaaaccctaaaccctaaaccctaaaccctaaaccctaaaccctaaaccctgaaccctaaaccctgaaccctaaaccctaaaccctaaaccctaaaccctgaaccctgaaccctgaaccctaaaccctgaaccctaaaccctaaacctAATACtttaacataaaaatacaatatgATGTATAacagtatattttttataaaaaattaaatatattatattttatgtattattaaaaatattagatgtataaaacatattttatagataTCGTTGTCTTATCGAATCTCTATcgatattttatatatctatatttattattgcctattatatattgtagTATGCTTAAttaatcataaaaaattcagTATTAATGCATATGACctatattataaacaaCTATTTTAAACGAatcttattatatttttgtaagttcataaacaatattaaaCCACAAATGTTGTATCATCCAAATAAGACATTTTgttaaatacaaaaattcgtctaataaacataatttatattatatatatatgtgttaatataattttaaatgtgGTTATTCACATTTCTTATATAATAGActgttataatatataatatcacGACTCAATATATATGGCAAACTCAAAATTAACAtcaaatacaaaatatcgAGATTATACTTCAACATacttaatatttaatttataacaCTCAAATGTAAGTGTTGTAATTTATGAATATGTATTGTTGTTTGGGACCATTTCATAATAAAGCTTATACACCTCTTTATGTATTGCAGACCTATGCACATTTAGCGACCAAAATACAGTAGTTGTAATATATGTGTTTGTTcgtttaataatttattgtatatattaaataaattaaatagactaataaatattataaaaaatcaaatgtAAGTATATTCCTGAACCCTCACCCCAATGTacataatacaaaaaaccCTTATTTCGAACACCttaacattaaaaaatatataattaaaaaaaaaaattcgtatataaatactctatattttatttttacaattttatgtaatttttactgcatttttatttaattttatttttacaattttatttaatttttactgcatttttatttaattttatttttacaattttatttattttttactgcatttttatttaattttattttatatatttttttacattttgtattgttttatattttattaatatttggaCAATTGTATTCagattaaaattaaaaaataaaaatgcaaaacCTGTGATTAACCATAAcagaaaatttaatatactGTTGTTATGATGAATTCAAATATTGTTATTGTAGTTGTAATTGTTGCAaccatatataaataatatatataatttcagataaattaaattcattaatacataaaaatataaaaaatatgtatactCAAATAAAggcaaaaaataacaaaacaataactatatattttatacaattaCTATTATATCTATCCGATATAACCGTTTATTATCCATtacgcatatatatataatcataGTTATTCCAAATcatatattgtaaaaattagATTAAAACGaatatttactttttatattgttcccctctttatattttaaattgtctgttttcattaaataattcagGTATGTAAgcatatgtttttttttcaagaTGCATGTAAGTAAGGGCATGCAAAgtcctatatatattatatatatttttggatagaaactataaaaaatgaataatacgCCCATAAAGCGTAgcaacaaaatatattatatataattaaatttgtatttttaaatattattataatattagacaaattaaaataataatatttgtgGTACTCTATAATTTGTGACATGATTTTTCTTCTCTTGCAATGAgttcatttaaataaaaaatttcccgtttaaataattataataaatttatttttttatttttaaatatttattaattttttataaatttttcgCATATTCTTTCCCTTctgttttaaatatacttatataacgtctttttacattttttaaattaatattttactcatcaaatacaaaaatgaataaaatatatattaaggTTGCTTTAGCACTTTTAGGTATCGCAGGATATATGCAAAATGTAATATTTGCAACCGAAACTTCTAAACGTATAGATACTCGTTCCATTGACGAGCGCATAAAAGAATTGTATGAAAACgtggaaaatatatacatataatataaatatgcatactCGTGAAATCCATGACTTTATAATTActaaatattcatattaccattttataaattcatttttttcttttttttttacccattaaaaattatctCACTTTcactaataatatttccaaTGAAAGATTTGAACAATACGAAAATGAGATAAGTGAAGACAAAGTAGAAGCTTTAGCAGCATTAAAGTATGTGGGCCAATCTTTAGATCTTTTAGAAAAACTTTCTCGGGTTAATGTACACGGTTACTCGACCAATTCTACAAAAAATGgacacaaaatatataataagaaaATTGGAAAAACGGATATTGGAAGACTTGATTTTACCATCCCATCTGCCTCTAAAGTATCAAATAACAAGCAATttttaacatataaaaataacttaaaattaaataatcattattatatttatcgatatatttttttttcattagtACGTTGAGGTATTAAGGCATTACTGGGATTtcaaatatgaaaaaactCCAGataagaaaattattaatggtacataaaaaataatcaataaatttaatatgtcCTTATCACTATTTACGTATCTTTAAATTTTACTATTCTTTatccattattttcattaatattttattatattcataatatttcatttatatctCCAAAATGATCATTTTTTAGCAAAAGTAGCTCGTTTATACTGCAAAAATCTGGTCGTATTTGAAAAACATAATCCAGATCCTAATTATACACccccaaaaaaaatatatagtgtATGCTCAAGACGTCCTGTAAGCacattttttccattatttttctaaaaattctattattcatattattatatattaatttacataattcatatattttttattcattaattttgtagGATCCATCAATATGTTCAATTTTAGCTCCTTCAAGAGCTCTAAAGTATGACGGTGaaatcaataaaaaaactaaatTGGAAAACGTTTACGAAAAACAAAAACCTATCGAACTTAATATTAATCCCGAGGAAGCATTATCCAAATTGGGTGATAATCTAGCCGGATttgtaattaaaaaaggtgGCTGTGGTGATGATAAAGTTCATGTTACTTATATCAACGCTGTAAGAAAtctcaaaaaataataccataatcattttttcttattttaccatttatcaaaatttagTTTCTTTATAactcatatattatatgatattcacatacaaaatattgagatattttatatatttatccattttttttcgtagATCTATAATAATGGCAATTCTACCGAGTATGCCCACAATAAAAGACAGAGAGATCatgaatatacaaaaatccTAAAGTTAGCACAACGCATTATAGATAATGATTATGATTATGCTCGACGTAAAGGTTTTTCAAGCCCTAACATATGTTGTGGATCCACATgtcaataaaattaatttatctttATACGGAATGTCTATTTAAATTACCATCAAAACATTTTGATcgttttaaattattatttagtGTGTAATTTCGTGTTTCTtttgaattaaaatatattaaatacgTTTATTTCGTCATgaaatcaaataattaatgttataattcaattatattttctatgtAATTCCCCTTTATATTAGTTCGATCACTTTTTATACCAATCAAAATTTATGTTTCGTacttttattgttttattattatcataaaactttaaatttgttaataattaattatataacaatCGAAATACTCAAATTAACATataatttacttttttctttattatttatattttggtCCTTAAGGT
This region includes:
- a CDS encoding fam-a protein; this encodes MNKIYIKVALALLGIAGYMQNVIFATETSKRIDTRSIDERIKELFEQYENEISEDKVEALAALKYVGQSLDLLEKLSRVNVHGYSTNSTKNGHKIYNKKIGKTDIGRLDFTIPSASKYVEVLRHYWDFKYEKTPDKKIINAKVARLYCKNLVVFEKHNPDPNYTPPKKIYSVCSRRPDPSICSILAPSRALKYDGEINKKTKLENVYEKQKPIELNINPEEALSKLGDNLAGFVIKKGGCGDDKVHVTYINAIYNNGNSTEYAHNKRQRDHEYTKILKLAQRIIDNDYDYARRKGFSSPNICCGSTCQ